The following are encoded together in the Salvelinus alpinus chromosome 29, SLU_Salpinus.1, whole genome shotgun sequence genome:
- the LOC139558608 gene encoding myocyte-specific enhancer factor 2D homolog isoform X4 yields MGRKKIQIQRITDERNRQVTFTKRKFGLMKKAYELSVLCDCEIALIIFNHSNKLFQYASTDMDKVLLKYTEYNEPHESRTNADIIETLRKKGFNGCESPEPDGEDSIDQSPLNDDKYRKTTEDLDILFKRYGVSSAVPPPTFSMPVTVQASNQNTLQFSNSGNAMVTTSYVTSPSLSDNHHLSPQQPALQRNTVSPGLPQRPASAGAMLGGDLNNSNGGCPSPVPNGYVSARASPGLLSVSNGNSLGKVVPAKSPPPPQSPQMVNSRKPDLRVITSQGGKSLMQMTDDELEMVNENAQRLAGAQMAQALTTPVVSVTTPSLLAQGLPFSAMPTAYNTEYQLTSADITALHALASPGGLLQGNVSWQQQPSLSQQQQQQQQQQLSLASLSNLVPVGHIPQGTMLTVNTNSNMSIKSEPISPGRDRRSPCPPPSSSGGGVQAAAPPPQYPGSLLCLEPPTGRSPADSLSSNGSSYEGNDRDDPAAGGRGGGGIGGSAAGNMGNPGRSLPPEFSPSVELLRAQNEAEQEGANIKRMRLDAWVT; encoded by the exons GTGACGTTCACCAAGAGAAAGTTTGGCCTGATGAAGAAGGCGTACGAGCTGAGCGTGCTGTGTGACTGTGAGATCGCCCTCATCATCTTCAACCACTCCAACAAACTGTTCCAGTACGCCAGCACCGACATGGACAAGGTGCTGCTCAAGTACACCGAGTACAACGAACCCCACGAGAGCCGGACCAACGCCGACATCATTGAG ACGTTGCGAAAGAAAGGCTTCAATGGTTGCGAAAGTCCCGAGCCGGACGGAGAGGACTCCATAGACCAGAGCCCCCTGAACGACGACAAATACCGCAAGACCACCGAAGACCTAGACATCCTCTTCAAGCGCTACGGTGTCAGT TCCGCGGTCCCGCCCCCCACATTTTCCATGCCCGTCACCGTCCAGGCTTCTAATCAGAACACATTGCAATTCAGTAACTCTGGCAACGCCATGGTGACCACCTCCTACGTGACGTCGCCATCGCTGTCTGACAACCACCACCTGTCGCCCCAGCAACCGGCGCTCCAGAGAAACACCGTGTCTCCTGGGTTGCCACAGCGACCGGCCAGTGCAG GTGCTATGCTCGGGGGAGACCTGAACAATTCAAATGGAGGATGCCCAAGTCCAGTCC CTAACGGATACGTCAGTGCCAGAGCCTCCCCgggcctcctctctgtctccaatgGCAACAGCCTGGGGAAAGTAGTTCCGGCCAAGTCCCCGCCCCCGCCTCAGAGCCCACAGATGGTCAACAGCCGCAAGCCAGACCTCCGGGTAATCACCTCTCAGGGTGGGAAGAGCCTGATGCAGATG ACAGATGATGAGCTGGAGATGGTGAACGAG AATGCCCAGCGTTTGGCCGGCGCACAAATGGCCCAGGCGCTCACCACGCCGGTGGTCTCCGTGACAACGCCCAGCCTCCTGGCGCAGGGGCTGCCCTTCTCCGCCATGCCAACAGCTTACAACACAG AATACCAGCTGACGAGCGCTGACATCACCGCTCTCCACGCCCTGGCGTCACCAGGCGGCCTGCTGCAAGGCAACGTGTCGTGGCAACAGCAACCGTCTTTAtcccagcagcaacagcagcagcaacagcaacaacttAGTCTGGCGTCGCTTAGCAACTTGGT GCCGGTGGGGCACATACCTCAGGGCACCATGCTGACTGTCAACACCAACTCCAACATGAGCATCAAGTCTGAGCCCATCTCGCCTGGCCGAGACCGCCGCTCCCCGTGCCCCCCGCCGTCCTCCTCCGGGGGGGGCGTCCAGGCGGCCGCGCCCCCGCCACAATACCCTGGTTCCCTGCTGTGCCTGGAGCCCCCAACCGGCCGTTCCCCCGCCGATAGCCTCAGCAGCAACGGCAGCTCCTACGAGGGCAACGACCGCGACGACCCTGCGGCAGgcggcagaggaggaggaggcattggCGGAAGTGCAGCGGGCAACATGGGCAACCCTGGCCGTTCCCTGCCCCCCGAATTCAGCCCCTCGGTGGAGCTCCTGCGGGCCCAGAATGAGGCGGAGCAGGAGGGAGCCAACATAAAACGCATGAGACTCGACGCGTGGGTCACATAG
- the LOC139558608 gene encoding myocyte-specific enhancer factor 2D homolog isoform X1 — protein MGRKKIQIQRITDERNRQVTFTKRKFGLMKKAYELSVLCDCEIALIIFNHSNKLFQYASTDMDKVLLKYTEYNEPHESRTNADIIETLRKKGFNGCESPEPDGEDSIDQSPLNDDKYRKTTEDLDILFKRYGVSSAVPPPTFSMPVTVQASNQNTLQFSNSGNAMVTTSYVTSPSLSDNHHLSPQQPALQRNTVSPGLPQRPASAGAMLGGDLNNSNGGCPSPVPNGYVSARASPGLLSVSNGNSLGKVVPAKSPPPPQSPQMVNSRKPDLRVITSQGGKSLMQMTDDELEMVNENAQRLAGAQMAQALTTPVVSVTTPSLLAQGLPFSAMPTAYNTEYQLTSADITALHALASPGGLLQGNVSWQQQPSLSQQQQQQQQQQLSLASLSNLVMWGMDKQSGDLSSQISSLASNLSASQSNLLLGRDEWLGRPVGHIPQGTMLTVNTNSNMSIKSEPISPGRDRRSPCPPPSSSGGGVQAAAPPPQYPGSLLCLEPPTGRSPADSLSSNGSSYEGNDRDDPAAGGRGGGGIGGSAAGNMGNPGRSLPPEFSPSVELLRAQNEAEQEGANIKRMRLDAWVT, from the exons GTGACGTTCACCAAGAGAAAGTTTGGCCTGATGAAGAAGGCGTACGAGCTGAGCGTGCTGTGTGACTGTGAGATCGCCCTCATCATCTTCAACCACTCCAACAAACTGTTCCAGTACGCCAGCACCGACATGGACAAGGTGCTGCTCAAGTACACCGAGTACAACGAACCCCACGAGAGCCGGACCAACGCCGACATCATTGAG ACGTTGCGAAAGAAAGGCTTCAATGGTTGCGAAAGTCCCGAGCCGGACGGAGAGGACTCCATAGACCAGAGCCCCCTGAACGACGACAAATACCGCAAGACCACCGAAGACCTAGACATCCTCTTCAAGCGCTACGGTGTCAGT TCCGCGGTCCCGCCCCCCACATTTTCCATGCCCGTCACCGTCCAGGCTTCTAATCAGAACACATTGCAATTCAGTAACTCTGGCAACGCCATGGTGACCACCTCCTACGTGACGTCGCCATCGCTGTCTGACAACCACCACCTGTCGCCCCAGCAACCGGCGCTCCAGAGAAACACCGTGTCTCCTGGGTTGCCACAGCGACCGGCCAGTGCAG GTGCTATGCTCGGGGGAGACCTGAACAATTCAAATGGAGGATGCCCAAGTCCAGTCC CTAACGGATACGTCAGTGCCAGAGCCTCCCCgggcctcctctctgtctccaatgGCAACAGCCTGGGGAAAGTAGTTCCGGCCAAGTCCCCGCCCCCGCCTCAGAGCCCACAGATGGTCAACAGCCGCAAGCCAGACCTCCGGGTAATCACCTCTCAGGGTGGGAAGAGCCTGATGCAGATG ACAGATGATGAGCTGGAGATGGTGAACGAG AATGCCCAGCGTTTGGCCGGCGCACAAATGGCCCAGGCGCTCACCACGCCGGTGGTCTCCGTGACAACGCCCAGCCTCCTGGCGCAGGGGCTGCCCTTCTCCGCCATGCCAACAGCTTACAACACAG AATACCAGCTGACGAGCGCTGACATCACCGCTCTCCACGCCCTGGCGTCACCAGGCGGCCTGCTGCAAGGCAACGTGTCGTGGCAACAGCAACCGTCTTTAtcccagcagcaacagcagcagcaacagcaacaacttAGTCTGGCGTCGCTTAGCAACTTGGT CATGTGGGGCATGGACAAACAGAGCGGGGACCTGTCTAGCCAGATCTCCAGTCTGGCATCTAATCTGAG CGCCTCGCAGTCCAACCTCCTCTTGGGTAGAGATGAGTGGTTGGGCCG GCCGGTGGGGCACATACCTCAGGGCACCATGCTGACTGTCAACACCAACTCCAACATGAGCATCAAGTCTGAGCCCATCTCGCCTGGCCGAGACCGCCGCTCCCCGTGCCCCCCGCCGTCCTCCTCCGGGGGGGGCGTCCAGGCGGCCGCGCCCCCGCCACAATACCCTGGTTCCCTGCTGTGCCTGGAGCCCCCAACCGGCCGTTCCCCCGCCGATAGCCTCAGCAGCAACGGCAGCTCCTACGAGGGCAACGACCGCGACGACCCTGCGGCAGgcggcagaggaggaggaggcattggCGGAAGTGCAGCGGGCAACATGGGCAACCCTGGCCGTTCCCTGCCCCCCGAATTCAGCCCCTCGGTGGAGCTCCTGCGGGCCCAGAATGAGGCGGAGCAGGAGGGAGCCAACATAAAACGCATGAGACTCGACGCGTGGGTCACATAG
- the LOC139558608 gene encoding myocyte-specific enhancer factor 2D homolog isoform X5 — protein MGRKKIQIQRITDERNRQVTFTKRKFGLMKKAYELSVLCDCEIALIIFNHSNKLFQYASTDMDKVLLKYTEYNEPHESRTNADIIETLRKKGFNGCESPEPDGEDSIDQSPLNDDKYRKTTEDLDILFKRYGVSSAVPPPTFSMPVTVQASNQNTLQFSNSGNAMVTTSYVTSPSLSDNHHLSPQQPALQRNTVSPGLPQRPASAGAMLGGDLNNSNGGCPSPVPNGYVSARASPGLLSVSNGNSLGKVVPAKSPPPPQSPQMVNSRKPDLRVITSQGGKSLMQMNAQRLAGAQMAQALTTPVVSVTTPSLLAQGLPFSAMPTAYNTEYQLTSADITALHALASPGGLLQGNVSWQQQPSLSQQQQQQQQQQLSLASLSNLVPVGHIPQGTMLTVNTNSNMSIKSEPISPGRDRRSPCPPPSSSGGGVQAAAPPPQYPGSLLCLEPPTGRSPADSLSSNGSSYEGNDRDDPAAGGRGGGGIGGSAAGNMGNPGRSLPPEFSPSVELLRAQNEAEQEGANIKRMRLDAWVT, from the exons GTGACGTTCACCAAGAGAAAGTTTGGCCTGATGAAGAAGGCGTACGAGCTGAGCGTGCTGTGTGACTGTGAGATCGCCCTCATCATCTTCAACCACTCCAACAAACTGTTCCAGTACGCCAGCACCGACATGGACAAGGTGCTGCTCAAGTACACCGAGTACAACGAACCCCACGAGAGCCGGACCAACGCCGACATCATTGAG ACGTTGCGAAAGAAAGGCTTCAATGGTTGCGAAAGTCCCGAGCCGGACGGAGAGGACTCCATAGACCAGAGCCCCCTGAACGACGACAAATACCGCAAGACCACCGAAGACCTAGACATCCTCTTCAAGCGCTACGGTGTCAGT TCCGCGGTCCCGCCCCCCACATTTTCCATGCCCGTCACCGTCCAGGCTTCTAATCAGAACACATTGCAATTCAGTAACTCTGGCAACGCCATGGTGACCACCTCCTACGTGACGTCGCCATCGCTGTCTGACAACCACCACCTGTCGCCCCAGCAACCGGCGCTCCAGAGAAACACCGTGTCTCCTGGGTTGCCACAGCGACCGGCCAGTGCAG GTGCTATGCTCGGGGGAGACCTGAACAATTCAAATGGAGGATGCCCAAGTCCAGTCC CTAACGGATACGTCAGTGCCAGAGCCTCCCCgggcctcctctctgtctccaatgGCAACAGCCTGGGGAAAGTAGTTCCGGCCAAGTCCCCGCCCCCGCCTCAGAGCCCACAGATGGTCAACAGCCGCAAGCCAGACCTCCGGGTAATCACCTCTCAGGGTGGGAAGAGCCTGATGCAGATG AATGCCCAGCGTTTGGCCGGCGCACAAATGGCCCAGGCGCTCACCACGCCGGTGGTCTCCGTGACAACGCCCAGCCTCCTGGCGCAGGGGCTGCCCTTCTCCGCCATGCCAACAGCTTACAACACAG AATACCAGCTGACGAGCGCTGACATCACCGCTCTCCACGCCCTGGCGTCACCAGGCGGCCTGCTGCAAGGCAACGTGTCGTGGCAACAGCAACCGTCTTTAtcccagcagcaacagcagcagcaacagcaacaacttAGTCTGGCGTCGCTTAGCAACTTGGT GCCGGTGGGGCACATACCTCAGGGCACCATGCTGACTGTCAACACCAACTCCAACATGAGCATCAAGTCTGAGCCCATCTCGCCTGGCCGAGACCGCCGCTCCCCGTGCCCCCCGCCGTCCTCCTCCGGGGGGGGCGTCCAGGCGGCCGCGCCCCCGCCACAATACCCTGGTTCCCTGCTGTGCCTGGAGCCCCCAACCGGCCGTTCCCCCGCCGATAGCCTCAGCAGCAACGGCAGCTCCTACGAGGGCAACGACCGCGACGACCCTGCGGCAGgcggcagaggaggaggaggcattggCGGAAGTGCAGCGGGCAACATGGGCAACCCTGGCCGTTCCCTGCCCCCCGAATTCAGCCCCTCGGTGGAGCTCCTGCGGGCCCAGAATGAGGCGGAGCAGGAGGGAGCCAACATAAAACGCATGAGACTCGACGCGTGGGTCACATAG
- the LOC139558608 gene encoding myocyte-specific enhancer factor 2D homolog isoform X2 translates to MGRKKIQIQRITDERNRQVTFTKRKFGLMKKAYELSVLCDCEIALIIFNHSNKLFQYASTDMDKVLLKYTEYNEPHESRTNADIIETLRKKGFNGCESPEPDGEDSIDQSPLNDDKYRKTTEDLDILFKRYGVSSAVPPPTFSMPVTVQASNQNTLQFSNSGNAMVTTSYVTSPSLSDNHHLSPQQPALQRNTVSPGLPQRPASAGAMLGGDLNNSNGGCPSPVPNGYVSARASPGLLSVSNGNSLGKVVPAKSPPPPQSPQMVNSRKPDLRVITSQGGKSLMQMNAQRLAGAQMAQALTTPVVSVTTPSLLAQGLPFSAMPTAYNTEYQLTSADITALHALASPGGLLQGNVSWQQQPSLSQQQQQQQQQQLSLASLSNLVMWGMDKQSGDLSSQISSLASNLSASQSNLLLGRDEWLGRPVGHIPQGTMLTVNTNSNMSIKSEPISPGRDRRSPCPPPSSSGGGVQAAAPPPQYPGSLLCLEPPTGRSPADSLSSNGSSYEGNDRDDPAAGGRGGGGIGGSAAGNMGNPGRSLPPEFSPSVELLRAQNEAEQEGANIKRMRLDAWVT, encoded by the exons GTGACGTTCACCAAGAGAAAGTTTGGCCTGATGAAGAAGGCGTACGAGCTGAGCGTGCTGTGTGACTGTGAGATCGCCCTCATCATCTTCAACCACTCCAACAAACTGTTCCAGTACGCCAGCACCGACATGGACAAGGTGCTGCTCAAGTACACCGAGTACAACGAACCCCACGAGAGCCGGACCAACGCCGACATCATTGAG ACGTTGCGAAAGAAAGGCTTCAATGGTTGCGAAAGTCCCGAGCCGGACGGAGAGGACTCCATAGACCAGAGCCCCCTGAACGACGACAAATACCGCAAGACCACCGAAGACCTAGACATCCTCTTCAAGCGCTACGGTGTCAGT TCCGCGGTCCCGCCCCCCACATTTTCCATGCCCGTCACCGTCCAGGCTTCTAATCAGAACACATTGCAATTCAGTAACTCTGGCAACGCCATGGTGACCACCTCCTACGTGACGTCGCCATCGCTGTCTGACAACCACCACCTGTCGCCCCAGCAACCGGCGCTCCAGAGAAACACCGTGTCTCCTGGGTTGCCACAGCGACCGGCCAGTGCAG GTGCTATGCTCGGGGGAGACCTGAACAATTCAAATGGAGGATGCCCAAGTCCAGTCC CTAACGGATACGTCAGTGCCAGAGCCTCCCCgggcctcctctctgtctccaatgGCAACAGCCTGGGGAAAGTAGTTCCGGCCAAGTCCCCGCCCCCGCCTCAGAGCCCACAGATGGTCAACAGCCGCAAGCCAGACCTCCGGGTAATCACCTCTCAGGGTGGGAAGAGCCTGATGCAGATG AATGCCCAGCGTTTGGCCGGCGCACAAATGGCCCAGGCGCTCACCACGCCGGTGGTCTCCGTGACAACGCCCAGCCTCCTGGCGCAGGGGCTGCCCTTCTCCGCCATGCCAACAGCTTACAACACAG AATACCAGCTGACGAGCGCTGACATCACCGCTCTCCACGCCCTGGCGTCACCAGGCGGCCTGCTGCAAGGCAACGTGTCGTGGCAACAGCAACCGTCTTTAtcccagcagcaacagcagcagcaacagcaacaacttAGTCTGGCGTCGCTTAGCAACTTGGT CATGTGGGGCATGGACAAACAGAGCGGGGACCTGTCTAGCCAGATCTCCAGTCTGGCATCTAATCTGAG CGCCTCGCAGTCCAACCTCCTCTTGGGTAGAGATGAGTGGTTGGGCCG GCCGGTGGGGCACATACCTCAGGGCACCATGCTGACTGTCAACACCAACTCCAACATGAGCATCAAGTCTGAGCCCATCTCGCCTGGCCGAGACCGCCGCTCCCCGTGCCCCCCGCCGTCCTCCTCCGGGGGGGGCGTCCAGGCGGCCGCGCCCCCGCCACAATACCCTGGTTCCCTGCTGTGCCTGGAGCCCCCAACCGGCCGTTCCCCCGCCGATAGCCTCAGCAGCAACGGCAGCTCCTACGAGGGCAACGACCGCGACGACCCTGCGGCAGgcggcagaggaggaggaggcattggCGGAAGTGCAGCGGGCAACATGGGCAACCCTGGCCGTTCCCTGCCCCCCGAATTCAGCCCCTCGGTGGAGCTCCTGCGGGCCCAGAATGAGGCGGAGCAGGAGGGAGCCAACATAAAACGCATGAGACTCGACGCGTGGGTCACATAG
- the LOC139558608 gene encoding myocyte-specific enhancer factor 2D homolog isoform X3 — protein sequence MGRKKIQIQRITDERNRQVTFTKRKFGLMKKAYELSVLCDCEIALIIFNHSNKLFQYASTDMDKVLLKYTEYNEPHESRTNADIIETLRKKGFNGCESPEPDGEDSIDQSPLNDDKYRKTTEDLDILFKRYGVSSAVPPPTFSMPVTVQASNQNTLQFSNSGNAMVTTSYVTSPSLSDNHHLSPQQPALQRNTVSPGLPQRPASAGAMLGGDLNNSNGGCPSPVPNGYVSARASPGLLSVSNGNSLGKVVPAKSPPPPQSPQMVNSRKPDLRVITSQGGKSLMQMTDDELEMVNENAQRLAGAQMAQALTTPVVSVTTPSLLAQGLPFSAMPTAYNTEYQLTSADITALHALASPGGLLQGNVSWQQQPSLSQQQQQQQQQQLSLASLSNLVMWGMDKQSGDLSSQISSLASNLRPVGHIPQGTMLTVNTNSNMSIKSEPISPGRDRRSPCPPPSSSGGGVQAAAPPPQYPGSLLCLEPPTGRSPADSLSSNGSSYEGNDRDDPAAGGRGGGGIGGSAAGNMGNPGRSLPPEFSPSVELLRAQNEAEQEGANIKRMRLDAWVT from the exons GTGACGTTCACCAAGAGAAAGTTTGGCCTGATGAAGAAGGCGTACGAGCTGAGCGTGCTGTGTGACTGTGAGATCGCCCTCATCATCTTCAACCACTCCAACAAACTGTTCCAGTACGCCAGCACCGACATGGACAAGGTGCTGCTCAAGTACACCGAGTACAACGAACCCCACGAGAGCCGGACCAACGCCGACATCATTGAG ACGTTGCGAAAGAAAGGCTTCAATGGTTGCGAAAGTCCCGAGCCGGACGGAGAGGACTCCATAGACCAGAGCCCCCTGAACGACGACAAATACCGCAAGACCACCGAAGACCTAGACATCCTCTTCAAGCGCTACGGTGTCAGT TCCGCGGTCCCGCCCCCCACATTTTCCATGCCCGTCACCGTCCAGGCTTCTAATCAGAACACATTGCAATTCAGTAACTCTGGCAACGCCATGGTGACCACCTCCTACGTGACGTCGCCATCGCTGTCTGACAACCACCACCTGTCGCCCCAGCAACCGGCGCTCCAGAGAAACACCGTGTCTCCTGGGTTGCCACAGCGACCGGCCAGTGCAG GTGCTATGCTCGGGGGAGACCTGAACAATTCAAATGGAGGATGCCCAAGTCCAGTCC CTAACGGATACGTCAGTGCCAGAGCCTCCCCgggcctcctctctgtctccaatgGCAACAGCCTGGGGAAAGTAGTTCCGGCCAAGTCCCCGCCCCCGCCTCAGAGCCCACAGATGGTCAACAGCCGCAAGCCAGACCTCCGGGTAATCACCTCTCAGGGTGGGAAGAGCCTGATGCAGATG ACAGATGATGAGCTGGAGATGGTGAACGAG AATGCCCAGCGTTTGGCCGGCGCACAAATGGCCCAGGCGCTCACCACGCCGGTGGTCTCCGTGACAACGCCCAGCCTCCTGGCGCAGGGGCTGCCCTTCTCCGCCATGCCAACAGCTTACAACACAG AATACCAGCTGACGAGCGCTGACATCACCGCTCTCCACGCCCTGGCGTCACCAGGCGGCCTGCTGCAAGGCAACGTGTCGTGGCAACAGCAACCGTCTTTAtcccagcagcaacagcagcagcaacagcaacaacttAGTCTGGCGTCGCTTAGCAACTTGGT CATGTGGGGCATGGACAAACAGAGCGGGGACCTGTCTAGCCAGATCTCCAGTCTGGCATCTAATCTGAG GCCGGTGGGGCACATACCTCAGGGCACCATGCTGACTGTCAACACCAACTCCAACATGAGCATCAAGTCTGAGCCCATCTCGCCTGGCCGAGACCGCCGCTCCCCGTGCCCCCCGCCGTCCTCCTCCGGGGGGGGCGTCCAGGCGGCCGCGCCCCCGCCACAATACCCTGGTTCCCTGCTGTGCCTGGAGCCCCCAACCGGCCGTTCCCCCGCCGATAGCCTCAGCAGCAACGGCAGCTCCTACGAGGGCAACGACCGCGACGACCCTGCGGCAGgcggcagaggaggaggaggcattggCGGAAGTGCAGCGGGCAACATGGGCAACCCTGGCCGTTCCCTGCCCCCCGAATTCAGCCCCTCGGTGGAGCTCCTGCGGGCCCAGAATGAGGCGGAGCAGGAGGGAGCCAACATAAAACGCATGAGACTCGACGCGTGGGTCACATAG